From the Alteromonas sp. CI.11.F.A3 genome, the window TCTTTGAAGTGGTGATAGGGTGCGGTTCGCGACACGCCAGCATCTTCCGCAAGCTTTCTCAGTGACAAGCTGTCTATACCGAATTCTGCCACCCGTTTGGTTGCCGCTTCTAATAAAGCGGTGCGCAAATCGCCATGATGATAAGTTTGTGCTGCGTTTGTCATACTGGTGTAAACCAAACCCTATTTTATGGTTGAGACGAATAGATAACGTTTTATCTTGACAGTGTCAACATTGCATTTTATCTTGACGCCGTCTAGTTTGCAAAAATGTTAACAGGAGAATGAAGTGGAAGCCGAGTCAATGTCGCAAGAAAACCCGTATTCAACCCTTGAAGTAATACACGAGGGATATATTGCAAAGGTCGTGCTAAACAGGCCAGAAGCTATGAACAGTATGAACCCAGCCTTTTGGACAGAATTCCCTGCTGCCATTCGCGCGATAGACGATGAGGGCACTGCTCGCGTTATTATCATTTCTTCTACCGGAAAGCATTTTTCTGCCGGCATGGACTTGTCGGTATTTTTGAACATGGCAAAAGACTTTAAAGGCGACCCATCACGTCGCGCTGAACGCATGCGTCGCATGGTGATGCTATTGCAAGACAGCTTTACGGCCATAGAGCAAGCCCGCATGCCGGTAATTGGAGCAGTACAGGGCGGTGCCATTGGCGGCGCAGTAGATTTACTTAGCGCATGCGACATGCGTTACTGCACTAGTGATGCCTTCTTTACCATAAAAGAAACGCAGTTAGGCATGACCGCCGATGTGGGTACACTGCAGCGTTTACCTAAGCTTATTCCTATTGGTGTGGTGAAAGAGTTGGCGTATACCGGCCGTAATTTTGGCGCTCAAGAAGCCCAGCAGTTAGGCTTTGTGAATAAGGTATTTGATGATCAAGATATCATGCTTAGCGAAGTGACTAAGTTAGCGCAGTCTATCGCGATGAATTCTCCCGTTGCGGTAGCAGGCACGAAAACCATGATTAATTACGCTACAGAGCACACTATTGCTGAGAGCTTAACTTACATGGCCACCTGGCAAGCAGGCATGTTCCAAATGGAAGATGTGATGAAAGCCATGGAAGCACAGAAAACCCAATCGCTTCCTGATTTTGAGCCACTTCATGGCGCAGTAAATAAAATGAAAGACTAGCGTGCAGGCGACCGAATAGCCTACGTGAAACACAAAGTAAAAACAGAATACAAAAGCATTAAGAAACAGGCACTAGTTAAGGATTTATGATGAATACGACCGTTACCGATCATCCTGTATACCCAAGTTTATTTCGCCCGTTAGATTTAGGTTTTACCCAGCTTAAAAACCGCGTATTAATGGGCTCTATGCATACTGGCTTAGAAGAAATGCCTAAGGGCCATAAGCATATGGCGGCGTTTTATGCAGAACGTGCTAGAGGCGGTGTCGCCCTTATTGTTACCGGCGGTATTGGGCCAAACGAAGAAGGCTCAACCCATCCCTCAACTCGCCGATTAGACACAGACGAAGCCATTAATCATCACAAAGAAGTCACCGATGCCGTGCATATTGCGGGTGGTAAAATTTGTATGCAAATTTTGCATACAGGTCGCTACGCCTATAGCGATAAATTGGTAGCGCCTTCTGCGGTGCAAGCGCCCATTAACCCCTTTAAGCCAAAGGCATTGGAAGACGACGAAATTGAACAGCAAATTAAAGATTTCGTATTCTCAGCCACCCAAGCACAACGCGCTGGATATGACGGCGTAGAGATCATGGGCTCTGAAGGTTACTTCTTAAACCAGTTTATTGCCAAGCGCACTAACCACAGAGACGATGATTGGGGCGGCGAATATGAAAACCGTATCCGGTTGCCTATAGAAGTGGTGCGCCGTGTACGCGAAGCAGTAGGTAAGCACTTTATCATTATTTACCGTTTATCCATGCTAGACCTTGTTGAAGGTGGCTCAAACTACGAAGAAGTGGTTAAGCTTGGCAAAGAAATTGAAAAAGCCGGTGCCACTATTATCAATACCGGCATTGGTTGGCACGAAGCCCGTATTCCTACTATTGCTACAAAAGTACCCAGAGCTGCATTTACGTGGGTGACGGCGAAATTCCGCGAAGCTTTGAGTATTCCTGTTATTACCTCAAACCGAATTAATACGCCGGAAGTAGCCGAAGAAGTGTTGGCACGTGGTGATGCAGATATGGTGTCGATGGCACGCCCTTTCTTGGCTGATTCCGACTTCGTACGTAAAGCACAACAAAATCGCGCAGACGAAATAAACACCTGTATTGGCTGTAACCAAGCCTGTCTTGACCATGTATTCAATGGCAAGTTAACCAGCTGTTTGGTTAACCCTCGCGCGTGTCACGAGTTAGAGCTAAACGTTGTACCGGCCGATACTAAAAAACGCATTGCGGTAGTAGGTGCAGGCCCTGCTGGCTTAGCATCTGCCGTAACGTCTGCCCAGCGTGGTCACGACGTAGTGATTTACGACAGCGCCGCTGAAATTGGTGGTCAGTTCAATGTAGCGAA encodes:
- a CDS encoding crotonase/enoyl-CoA hydratase family protein; translated protein: MSQENPYSTLEVIHEGYIAKVVLNRPEAMNSMNPAFWTEFPAAIRAIDDEGTARVIIISSTGKHFSAGMDLSVFLNMAKDFKGDPSRRAERMRRMVMLLQDSFTAIEQARMPVIGAVQGGAIGGAVDLLSACDMRYCTSDAFFTIKETQLGMTADVGTLQRLPKLIPIGVVKELAYTGRNFGAQEAQQLGFVNKVFDDQDIMLSEVTKLAQSIAMNSPVAVAGTKTMINYATEHTIAESLTYMATWQAGMFQMEDVMKAMEAQKTQSLPDFEPLHGAVNKMKD
- a CDS encoding NADPH-dependent 2,4-dienoyl-CoA reductase, which gives rise to MNTTVTDHPVYPSLFRPLDLGFTQLKNRVLMGSMHTGLEEMPKGHKHMAAFYAERARGGVALIVTGGIGPNEEGSTHPSTRRLDTDEAINHHKEVTDAVHIAGGKICMQILHTGRYAYSDKLVAPSAVQAPINPFKPKALEDDEIEQQIKDFVFSATQAQRAGYDGVEIMGSEGYFLNQFIAKRTNHRDDDWGGEYENRIRLPIEVVRRVREAVGKHFIIIYRLSMLDLVEGGSNYEEVVKLGKEIEKAGATIINTGIGWHEARIPTIATKVPRAAFTWVTAKFREALSIPVITSNRINTPEVAEEVLARGDADMVSMARPFLADSDFVRKAQQNRADEINTCIGCNQACLDHVFNGKLTSCLVNPRACHELELNVVPADTKKRIAVVGAGPAGLASAVTSAQRGHDVVIYDSAAEIGGQFNVAKQIPGKEEFFETLRYFARQIELHKNITLKLNTRVDAAMLNDEGFDEVMVATGIKPRTPAIEGVEHEKVMSYLDVLKAKKPVGQRVAIIGAGGIGFDTAEFLSHGKSTPSQDIPAFMKEWGIDMTFTARSGIEGVKPQPEPSSREIFLLQRKTNKVGAGLGKTTGWAHRVGLLAKGVKMIPGVTYDKIDDEGLHITVGGESQLLAVDNVIICAGQEPMRDIVEGLNMPYHLIGGADEALELDAKRAIDQGTRVCAAV